The DNA region actgtaaatggtattaaaaaattcagtgtacaattgtttgttgttagtatatagaaaaacaatagattttgtgtattgaccttgtatcctgctactttgctacACTAAATCAGTTGTAATAGCTTTTAATGGATTCCTTAGGCTTTTCTACAAACatgatcatgtcacctgcaaaataaggcagttttacttctttctttccaatatgtatgccttttatttctttttctagagtTGTGAcactggctaggacctccagtacAAGGTTGAACAGAAGCAGTGAGAgtgacatccttgccttattcctgatcttaggtgAAAGCAATCAGTCTTTTATCATTAACTATGATGCTAACTAAAGGATTTTAGTAGCTGTTCTTTGCCAAGTTGAGGAAATTCTTTTGTATTCCTACTTTTATGAgagtttatctttctttttaaaaattatgaatgggtattaattttgccaaatgctttttctgtatccattgaCATGTATTCTGTATCCACATGATTTCTCTTTTCAGTCTTTCAATAGGTGAGTTTTATTGCTTGGGATTTGGATGTTAAACTTACCttatattcctggaataaaccccacttaatcatgatgTATAATACTTTTAATACATTGCTAGATTTCAGTTGCtaattttgttgagcattttggcatctatgttcacAAGGGatatgtgtagttttcttttcttgtaatgtctttttctagttttggtattagggCTCCCCCTGCCTTCAGAGCAGCCTAGAAACTGACTCCAGGCAGTAAGTTGTGGACAATCATAGGGCTCACCttatcttttcccttctctcagggaCTATAGTATTCTGTAGCCTGTTGTCCAATATCTGAAAACAGTTGTTGCATATATTTTGTCTGATTCTAGTTGTTTACGGCAAGAGGGCAATTCCTGTAGCTGTTAATCCTTaatgggaggaaggaaaagtCTGTGtcttctatataattttaaaagagctttAACTGTTAGAAAAGTCTCTTATTTCCTTCTACCTTCTTATAACCTTCATCGAGATACCCTTTAGAGCCTCAGTTAAGTATGATCTTTGCACCCTATGGCAGTTTTTAGATATTTAAAGGCAGCACTTGTGTCCTCCCCAaggctcttttttcccccctggcTGAGCATTCTGAGttatttcagatatttctttcttttttaaaatacatctttattggagtaaaatcactttacaatgctgtattcgtttctgttgtacaacaaagtgaatcagccatatgcgtatatatatccccatatcgcctccctcttgagcctcccgcccaccctccctatcccacccctcttggtcattgtaaagcaccgagctgatctccctgtgctatgcagcagcttcccactagctgtctattttacatttggtagtgtatatatgtcaatgctactctcacttcgccccagcttcccccaccccacccgccgtgtcctcaagtccattctctatgtctgtgtccatattcctgccctgccactaggttcatcagtaccatttctttttagattccatatatatgtgttagcatacggtactcgtctttctctttctgacttacttcactctgtatgacagactctaggtccatccacctcattacaaatagctcaatttcgtttctttttatggctgagtaatattccattgtatatttgacTGATCTTCCAGATACTTTGTAAATCTAATTACGTTCTATTTTTGTCAAAGTTCCTCTTAAAAATAATGTTGCTTATAGTGAATACAGTATTTCAGGATGTCTGTACACCAACACAAATAATATTATCCTTTCATACTCATGACAAaatcaccagttttttttttttaaaaaaaagcttcttttaaaaaatgaaagcagacaATAAAAAGACAGCTTCTAAACTTTTGGATTTGATTACAAATTTAGCATTTTGAAGAGTAGATATGATGATATCTCCTGGTTTCAGTTTTTAAGCCCTGTGAAACTTTCTGTTTAAATGgtggttaaaaataatttattttggaaaagacaTTTGCCCTTTAAGAAATCATTCCTGAAAGAGCTGAGGCTCTTCCAAATTTGGAGGAGGGAGGCAAGTTGTAAAAATTGTAGGTTGTTAGGCCCTATTACAATACAGATTTTAGTCAGACAAGAACCAAATGAGGAAGTAAAACTTCAGGAGGAGCTATTTTAGTCTTTCTCCCCAATGGGTAAGCTGAGAGGGTAACTTCTGATTGGGAAAAGACAGTAATTGAAGGTTACAATTTCTCATGCTTTAACTGCCCTatttgacaaaacaaaaaaggagaagagagattaGAAACCAGCTAGAACAACCATGGCATTTcccttttattcatttaacagcCTAAACAGGGTAAATATGTACAGTTGAGGAATAGAAAAACTGTAACTACTGAACAATCCCTGGAAAGGACTTTTGACACCAGGTTAGTTAGTTGGAGGGCTGTCTCCTCTGAGAAAAGGATTAATATTGGGTTAAGAGGAAGCTGCACTGTTGGAAAAATTTCTACTCATCAGTAAGCTTGTGTCTCTGTGGATGGGTCATGACTGTTTCCATGTTTGTCTACTGGTAGAATTTAGTTCCTTGTGGACTGAGatccccatttccttgctggctttcAGCTGggggctgtttccagtttctagaggccacccacattTCTTGGCTTacggccccttcctccatcttcaaggtcAGCAGTGGTGCGTTGAGCCTGTCTCAAGCTTTGGATCTCTCCtccttccatttcctctttctaaTCCAGGTGGGAAAGATTCTGTGACTCACGTGATTAGATTGGGTCtacttggataatccaggataaaccCATCATTTTAAACTCAGTATTTAATCACGTATggaaagtcccttttgccatgtaggATAACATGTTACAGATTCTGGGGTATATGAGGTGGATATCTTGTTGgtggcattattctgcctatcgTACAGCCAATGCCAGGGGTATCCACAAACAAGTGCAGACATTGCTAAAGTTACAAAACCCAGTTTTACAAACATCTCATATCTACGTGGCATGGTTACTTGGTACATCTCCCTCCTCCAGTAATATCAAGGCTCTTCTCTTTGACCAAACTTACTGGCACATGTGACTATCTGAccaaacaactttttttttttttttttgtgatacgcgggcctctcactgttgtggcctctcccgttgcggagcacaggctccggacgcgcaggctcagcggccatggctcacaggcccagccgctctgcggcatgtgggatcttccccgaccggggcatgaacccgtgtcccctgcatcggcaggcggactctcaaccactgcaccaccagggaagccccagaccaaaCAACTTTTATCTACCAATATTCTTTATCACATTCTTGAGGGGGTCCTATATGTACTATGCTCTCTTGTGGTCTTCTGCCTTTTAATACTCATAGCTCAATTTGACCATCTCAAATGCAACAGACACCCTTACAACTCTCTCATGTATACAGACACATCCTCTTTAACTCCCTTTATCTAGTCTCCTGAATTTTTCTGATTGCTTTTTAGGGGAAGAAACATTTTACTTggcttttctccatcccttttctTTGTTTCGTTTGTAAGCTAATCATTCCAATGCAAAACCAAATTTAGGAGACAGCTTATTTCCAAGCAGAAGGTTGCTTCTGCACATTTAGCTAATTCTAAATGGCAATGAGATTGACAGAAAGAGAAGTTCAAAACGGTCACTTTGAAAAGTCAAAGCCTGGACAAGCATGATATATCTGTACATCTGACCCTGCActgtgaattttacacttttgtaTCATAGAAATCTCTCAGTATACCCTATACTTTGGCAGTTTGAACGGCTCTGCTATATGCTTTGTGTTAATATATTGAAACTGGATTAGCACTCCTAAATTTCTTGTTTTTGGAATACAGCTGGATGAAATGAATGACTGCTAATGTCATCCATCTATTTTCTAGATGGATCTTAAAATCAGTACCCTGAAATCTTAAGAtgctgaccagaagccttactcaTCTTGTGCTTTTTACCATAAGCGAGTAAGAAGGTTTTACCTTAATTATTAGCACCAACCAAACTTTTACTGGAGGCAATTACTGAGATAAAGTCCAAGCTTATCTTACAACTTCATCCAAACCAGCCCAAACCACAAACAGGCATGGGATTCTTATAAAGTCAGGGACCACTTTGCCCCCTATTAAACACAGGGCATTTTTACAACAGAAGTCATCGGGGAGGCAGCTCAATGCAGTGCTGTTTAAAATAGCAAAACTATGGGAACAACCCAACTGTCCCACAATATGGacttggttaaataaattaaggtGTATCCACATAATGGAGTATCTTGCAGCCATTTTAAATGATGCTGTAGAATAATACTTAGTGACACTGAAAATATTCTTCCAACATTTAGTataaaaaagttagaaaacagtACATGTTATATTATTCAAATTGTGAAAAACAGTCCTCATAATACTATCCCACTTATGGAAAAATAACAGGTTAATACATAGAAAAATCTGGAAGTTATACACTAAAATGTCGgcataatcatttttttcttactagtAGAACtataggtgatttttattttcagtatatttGGTAATGGATATGTACTACTTGGTAATCCATATgagttaatattattttttaaagtcagtggGGAATAGTTCATCTAACTTCTCAGTAAACTGAGACTTTTAGAGATGAGAAGGCAAATCTTATGGTCACCTaatcctccccttctcccaccaAACATTTCTGCTTGAACATCATCAGGTCCATAATTGTGAACATTTAGAAGTGTTTTCACCATTTTACTTCATTGAATTCTCACAGTAACCTCATGAAATAAAGTAGGTAAGGCAAGGAATCATCAGCTTTGTTTGGAAACCAGAAGTACATTTGTAAACCTTAGGTTAGAAGTGTTGCCTTTCCTGGAAATCCAGGCAACCTTATCAGCTGCTGAGTCCCATATGTATGGGCTTGAAACCCTGAGGGAACCTTTTCCTCCAAACACCTGCTGACTTTTTGCCAGCCTGGGCTCAGCCAACAGCTCCAGAAGGCAGCTGATTGGGAAGTTAGCTGCAAAGTGGCAATCTGCAGAGGACAAGCACTGACTCACCACATTCTTTAGAGGGGCCAGCCTGctgcttcttccttttctttagtgTTAGAAAGAACACCATCCCACACACAACGACCAATGTTACAAGTAGAGCTGCAATCCAGAGGATGTGGTCTGGGACAGGGGGGCTTGGCACAGGTGGCTTTGCATCTAAAAATGAACCCAAGTTTTCAATCAGCCAGGAAGGTTGATTATAAAAGCTTTATAATTGCTGCTCTTCTCTTTATTTACATGCCAAAATCTCCTCAGGGCTCTACTGCCAGAGCAGCCTGAAATCCACATGATTTGGACCATAGAAAATCCTAGTCTCAGGGCCTCGGCAGCTGACTGAGAACCAAGCCAGTGACTCTGACCAAGTGCCTGGACTGAGCTATCTTGCCTTCCCTTCCCAGAGACTGAGATGACAATGACCATGATCTAGAAGAGGGTCACCTTGGCCCTTGCTTCTGGAATCTGGGTAATGTACCTGTACTGAGGCTCTGAAGGTACAGTCATCTGGGCAGCATCCGGCTTCCTCAGCCCCCTATGTGGTCAGgccccaagttttttttttttttggtttttttttgcggtacgcgggcctctcactgttgtggcctctccctgttgtggcctctcccgttgcggagcacaggctctggatgcgcaggctcagcggccatggctcacaggcctagctgctctgtggcatgtgggatcttcctggaccggggcatgaacccgtgtcccctgcatcggcaggcagactctcaaccactgcgccaccagagaagccctgggcCCCAAGTTTTGACGTTTCTCTTATAGTAATTCCTCCATCCACTATCATCTCTAAATCAGGCTCCAGACACCTCTCACCCGGACAAACATAGCAGCCTCTTTATAGGCACCCATCTccagctttgtttgttctttccccTGATGTCTAGGTGGACTTCCTCAAGCATGGCGTTCAGCCTCTCTCTCCTACTGGAAAACTTTTGATATGTCTTCATGCCCTGAGGATCAGGGTCAGAATCAGCTCCTGGGAAGTCAGGACTTACTTCCTTGCACAAGGACTCCTAAACTTACAGGAAGTTAAAAAACAGGCTTTGGGTGGAAAAATTAGGACTGAGTGGCCCATGTTATAGACATTTATGGGAAGAGGTCTGGTAGTTAATCTCAAATTACAGGAGAATAGGACCAGCTGACCTCCCATTAGCTTAGGGGCATTTTGTGGACCCATGCCCTGTTTCTGGGACCTTAAGAAAAGGAATTGTTGGTACTGCAGGCCACATTCAACACTTTTTGAGTCTATCCCAGTTTAATCTCACTTGAACCTGTTTGGCATCCCAGTAAAGGAGGGTAATACTTGTTAACATGGAGGCTGCTACCTTTTGATACCCCAAAAGATTCCTTGACACAGGGCCTAACCTGTATCGTATCTAGCCATAGAATAGGGACACAGAGAGGCAAGCCCCATTTTCCTGAGGCAGCTAGAGCTGAAACATTTCTGAACATGGCGGCAGCTAGGAAGGTTTTGGCAGCAGTTGAGAAACGGCAGAAAGGTGAGCCACGATGAGGCTCTAGTGGTGGCGAGGCTCTGTTCCTGTGGGAGTCATGGCAGAAAGCCCCAGGGTGTGTCATGTGTGGTGATGTTGGCAGTGCCAAGAAGGTGCTAAATTTCAGGACAGCATGGGAGAGGCTTCTATCAGGCCAAGAGAGGCTACAGTGGAAGCAACCAGGACAGACAGGGTGACCTCGCCAGTTACTGAACTGTCAAGAGTCAGAGGTGTCTGATCAGAAGGAAATCAGCACCTGCACAGGGGACTGGTCCACTGGTACAGCTAAGCTGGCTGGTGGGGACTGGCCCCAGGGGCTGTCCGTAAGAATGCATCAAGAGGCCAAGTTATGTTTGAACCATGAAACACCAGGAGAGGGGAGGCATTAAAGCCAGAGGATGGAGCAAGGAGCTGGATGGATGCCTTAGGAGGGGGCAAACCAAGGGGCCAGAGTTGGAGGAGGGGCCAAGGCAAACAGAAGGCagatgggtggggggaggggtcaggATCAGAACAAGCAGTGTTGAAGGCAGTGTGGGTACAGAGTGCCTTTATTGCAGGAGAGACTCTTGCAATTACTGCTCCTCAAAAGTGGGGTCTCAAATATGGATGTATTCTAGGGCAAAGCCAGGAATTTAAAATGGCAGGCTCCTATTAGTGTACACGGCTTAGTTTCAACCCTTTCCCAGTGGGACTGGCCCCCATACTACACTGTCAACATGCCACAAGCATTTCTGCTTCTGCATATTTCCTTGACACATGTGTGCGATGGCCACCACTGCCTGTGCCCATGGCAGGTACTGCTAATAGATTGTGGCCCTCTCACCTCCCAAGCCTGAATGCTGTTTCAGAATTTTTCAGACGCTACCACAAGTTTGAGTACCTGCCATCTCTTTACCACACTTATTAAGCCCAGTTATTTCTGTTATGGTAATATAAGGTCCCGTGTCCTTTAGGAAGCCTTCACTGACCCTCAAGGAACTTGCCTATCTCTGAATGCTTATAAATCATATTATCAGTcactcttgtttttaaatttagttgtATATTTCCATGGGATATAATTTAGATTCTAATTCAATCCTTTTACAATCCAATTTACCATGTGTGTCCATCGTGGAGTTCTGATTCTATTAGAAGGGCAGAGAGCATGTTTTATACCTTTTGGTTTTCTCTCCTGAAACCAACAATGTTTAGAATGGTTTTGTACTCATAACAAGtgctgtatgtatatatgaatgtgtgtgtgtgtgtgtgtgtgttttaatgagTGGAAGAATTTTAGCCTGGAGAAATCCTGCATCTTCTAACCTAAGCTTCAGAATCTTCTCTCTAAGGGTAGCCCAAAAGACTGGGCCAGTGTCAAGGCTAACAGCATGCTTCCTCAAGAGCGGCATAGGTTCATAGCCTCTTGGACCTTGTAGCACTCAGATGAAACAAGAGCCCTCTGTCTGGGTCTTTCCTAACGGTATGAAAATGGCCCAGTTGGAGGTTTCCTGGCAAGCAGGGGACACTGGATGATCTGCCTTACCCATCTGTGTATAATACCTGATAAAAGAAACTGTCAGGCTTACCTATATTGCAAGGTGGCGAGAAAAGCAGTGTCTTCGTTGGCTCAAGTTGCAAGACACAGAAGATGCTCACGTTTGTTTcaggagggatggaaaaagacatgcTGATAGAAATGTTGTACAGTTCTGTgatattattttgagatttcttCATGACAGTGTCATACTCAGTAGTAGAATTCTTAGTTTTTAGCAATATATACATCCTCTGAGGTTCTGGGTAACCTTGTGTAGATGAGCAGGTCAAATTTATGATGTTAGAATTTTCTGTTTGATTAGgaattagatttatttctggttGACTGAAGTTAGCTGAAAGCAGAATAgagatacaaacaaacaaaaaaagaaatccatttaaatttagatGTATCTAGAAGGGAACAACAAATAACTAGGTATCCTGGGAACTCACTGGGGGCACACCTGGCAGGCCTCAGGGTGTCTAAATTGTGGGCCTCAGCCCACGGTGAGAGCCACATAATGAGCCcacatttatttttcaggaaTGGAGTTGGGGCCACCATGCTTATTTCCCGCTGACCCCAATCAAGGAGGTGCTCTCTGAGCAACAGGAGGGCTAGCTCCTTCTGCCAGCCAAATCTCTTGCTCTTCTTCTGTAGTCAGTAGGTACTGTGCAGGTTCTACATACTAATTTATAATTTAGTATATTGTTTCTAAAACTTCAGTGATTCGCATGATATTGTTACAAGTTTTGCTATATCCACCTACTCCTTAAGCGCTCTGCTTGTACGTGATGTGGCTGGTGGAAGGTAGATTGCCATGGTGTTACCTACTTTAAACCTTATTAACGATAATTAATCTGGACCTAGTAATCCCACACCTGGGTATCTactctagagaaatgaaaacttaacgTTTATACAAAAAATTTGTACATGATTTTTTACAGCAAatctattcataatagccccaaactgaaaacaacccaatgtCTTTCCATGGGTTGAGTGGATAAAACAAAATGCTACTTAGTAATAAGAAGGAACAGATTTTTGATAtgtgcaacaacttggatgactCTCAAAGGCATTACGTTAAATAAAAGAAGCTGGTGgtaaaaggttacatactgtatgacttcaTTTATGTGATATTCACACAAAGATAAGACCATAAGTTGCAAAACAGGGGTTATGGGTATAGAGAGGGTATGACTATAAGGGCATAGCATGGGGAAATTTTTTTAGGGTGCTGAAAATGATTTGTATCCTGTTTATATTGCTGGTTATATAAACCTATACATAAGTTCATATTAATAGAACTgtacaccaaaataaaaataattttactgtattttaattttaaaaagtctgtagTGACATTTAGGTTTTTCAAGGCCTGGAAAAACAAGGGAGCTGTTTTGTCAGCTTTTGGGTTGTGTGCCTTGGGTTATTTCCCTCCTGTCTACTGGGCTTATGGTTGGGCCGCAAACAAGTCATAAGCAACCTCTAGGAGGCTGAAGGGAAATCCCAAATCAGCCAGCTGTCACCCTTGGTAGGAGCTCCAGGCAAAGATTTAGTGGGTGAGAACTCTTGgactgaaggagaaaatgaatgtaaaagaGATTTGAGACCTATATGGTTCATATAAACTTAAGGGCCAAATCACCCATGGTTTTCACTTAGCCACATTACCTTGGTTTAGTTAGCTCTATCTGGTCCCCAAAGCAGATTCTTACAGATCATTCAGAAGTAAACTATAAAAAGTACGAAGGACTTTTAGTTCCCTCCTCCCAAGCCCCGCACTCCCTTCAAACGGGCTTCCCAGAATTGGCTGTCCTCTGCCTCTCTCGAGGCAGCCCTCTCCCCCACCTATTGCAGTCTCATCTGAGAAGTCCCCGGATCTGAACGCGCCATTGGCTACATACCCAGCACTGACAGGTCAGAGCTCATCTGGTGGATGGGAACCAGTCCTTGGGGTCCTTTATGATGGATGAAACATTGATACGAGCCCTTGTCCTTGATCTGAACGTTGTGGAGTCGCAGTGTCCAACTGTCCTGGTCAAAGCTCGTGCGGCCTATATACTTGGGATGGACATTGTGAGGCTTCTCTTGGCCTCTGTACAGCTCATAGAGAACCAACTTATTCTGGTCCTGCCAAAATATCACCAGCTCATCCAGGCTTCGGTTTTGAGAGTTTGGAAAGTGGCATGGCAGGTCTCCAGTCTCATTGAAAAATGCCTGACTTTCCAAGGAAGCAGCACCTAaaagaaggaaaggtggaaagTGGGGAaagagacacaaaagggaagaaagaaagaaagaagaaaaaaaaaaaaaaacagaaactccaTTTCTCTTTATACAATACCCAGATGCTATCTTATCAGTAATGATCTTGAAGAAGTAGATATTAAACTCTGGAACTGTGCATACACATTGGCATGTGCAGAAAGGAAGGGGCTTTTGTCCTGACTCTACTGATAACTAACTGGGTGGCCTTGTGCAAACTGCAACTCCTATGAggttcagtttccttacctgtttaATGAAGGGGTGGACTAAATGTTCTAAGGTTCTTTCCAGTACTATGGTTCTGTGAATTTAAATCCCAGAATAGCGAAAATCAGAAAGTTAGACAAACTCATTCACCCATTGGTTACTTCCCTATAATCTGAATATTGATTCTCTTCACTGTAGCTGTTACAGGCTCCATTACTTCTTCACCATGACCAAaagctcccttctcccctccctgtccccttaTTCCTTGGCCTGCTGTGGTGAAAAGAGTTCCGATATCCCTCCTTTCATTATGCCTCGGTAGCTGGGGATCACAGTGACTAATATCTTTGAAATTCAAATAGTTCCCTTTATAGACTTTCCCTCATGACTGCTGCTCCCATGGCCAGCTCTCCCAAGGGTAAAAACAGTTTGGAAATGACACAAATGGTCAACCAAGGCCTCTATTCTGTGACCTCTCTAAGCTCTTTCGGAGATCAGAAAGAGAACTGGGCAGATTTGATGGTTGTTTTGGGATTGTGGTGGTCGAAGACCATTTAAGGTACATGAATGAAATGCTGGAAATGAATCATAAATGGGAAGGTGAGGATGTACTTTTGGAGTACTGGGGAATCCCCAGGTATCACAGACTTGCTCTGCCCAGGACGCATTgcttttggaaatgttttcaacCCCTGGAGAATGTGCTGGGAGAGTTCAGAGAAATGCTTTCATCCCTAAGGGCATATTGGGGTTTGTGGAGGGATTTGGGTCTCCTCGCTCCTTAAATGTGATTGCTTATAGGGTTTCTGTAGGACCTATTCTGGATCACAGAATTACTTGAGACCCGGCCAAGAAATTAAGTAGTGGTGAGTGAGAAGTGCAGCGTTAGGGGAGAAATGCTGTTTCTTAGTTAATATGAAGTTAGACGCCACCTTGGGGAGGGAGTTAGGATGGGTTCTAAGTAAAGCTTCATCATTCCAGACTTCAGTAAAGGGATGTTGACattaaggaggaaaggagaagcaggttggtgagggagaagagaggagttATCTGAGGCGTTCTTTGAGGGGTGGCAGGAGAAATTAAATTGATCTGATCAATAGGGTTCTCTTCTGAGAGGGAGTAGAAGAGAAATAACAGTGACATGCACTTGGTGAAATTGAACTGTGTGCAGAGTGGCCCAGTGAGAACCATAATCAAGGGGGTGGGTGCCTGGGGTGGTCTTGAACTCTATGGGAAGGGACTCTAGGCATCAGTGAGAGTCAGCACAAGTTTGAATCACTGCCTATTGCATTACACTCACTAGAAGCCTGTGAAGCTCTTGAAAGCAGAAAGTACAGTCTGTACAAGATGCATTCCCATATTGGAGGGAGGCGGGAAAATCTACCTGGGTACCTGGAACAGTGAAAGGGGGACCTAAAGAAGTCTTACTGTGTTCAGTAACTACTTATCAGGCACTTCTGGGGTGCTGCTACTCCTCTGGCAAACTCTGAATGATAATGTATGGGTGTCACCTACTGTAAAAGCTTCTAGCAACTATCTCTGGGGAAGCTCACGCTGGTTTTGTCACTAACTTGCCATATGATATAGAGCAGATGACCTGGTGGGGAAACCAAACACATAGTTGAAAATTCTGCCAGTTAACAGTCACCATTATGTTTTTATTCAGCAGTGCCTCTGGCCTGGAAATGACTTTGCCTTTGGCTTCTTCTGTCTTCCTGACTTAGGGTTGTTTCTCTACAGAGCCTCACAGAGCCTCTTCTCCTGGACACCCACTCTCTCCACTCACAGAGGGGTCCAAGACCCAGGCTCCCTCTCCCAAAGATTATATGGAATTTTTCTTCCACCCATGTAACTGCTCCCCTCTCACCTGCCAACCGAAAGTGTGGTCTGTGCTCTAAAGGCATCGGCATCCCCAAGGGGATGCAGAATCCctggccccactccagaccttctgagtcagaatctgcatttttaacagacCTCCAGTTTGAGAAGCTGCAATAGAGTATTTCTATCTCTGCCTCCAGAGTGGAACAGAGAGATGACGGAACAAGAAAAATTTGTTTCCATCCATCCTTCCCCAAACCCTCTCTCTTCACCCTGGGGTGGAAATCACTCTGAAGTCCATTCTGAGTGGAACTGAAAGTATTTCACAACTTACTCCATAGTTCCTCGCCAACCACTGGCTTCCATGACATCACTTAGAGCTATGTATGCTAATTGCCTCTCTGATGATATGGGAAAATTTAGCTCAAAGTCTGTTTTTTCTAAGTGGCTTCAGGCCTCCCCTGTTATGACCCTAAACCTTAGGCCACCCAGCTACGGGACTTGCTGGGCTCCCCTGGAGGGTAAGCATTGagattctctctctttcctagCACTTGAGTCATAGAAATGGTCTGGGTCTAGTTAAAACTGGTTGCTATGATGATGTTAGGAGCTAGGCACTCAAGAATCCATCTAGACACCT from Phocoena phocoena chromosome 4, mPhoPho1.1, whole genome shotgun sequence includes:
- the CD86 gene encoding T-lymphocyte activation antigen CD86 isoform X1; this encodes MGLRNTLVVMALLLSGAASLESQAFFNETGDLPCHFPNSQNRSLDELVIFWQDQNKLVLYELYRGQEKPHNVHPKYIGRTSFDQDSWTLRLHNVQIKDKGSYQCFIHHKGPQGLVPIHQMSSDLSVLANFSQPEINLIPNQTENSNIINLTCSSTQGYPEPQRMYILLKTKNSTTEYDTVMKKSQNNITELYNISISMSFSIPPETNVSIFCVLQLEPTKTLLFSPPCNIDAKPPVPSPPVPDHILWIAALLVTLVVVCGMVFFLTLKKRKKQQAGPSKECETIKVEGTESEQTEKRVELQEPERSEEVQCDINISETASGDKNATHF
- the CD86 gene encoding T-lymphocyte activation antigen CD86 isoform X2 — its product is MGLRNTLVVMALLLSGAASLESQAFFNETGDLPCHFPNSQNRSLDELVIFWQDQNKLVLYELYRGQEKPHNVHPKYIGRTSFDQDSWTLRLHNVQIKDKGSYQCFIHHKGPQGLVPIHQMSSDLSVLANFSQPEINLIPNQTENSNIINLTCSSTQGYPEPQRMYILLKTKNSTTEYDTVMKKSQNNITELYNISISMSFSIPPETNVSIFCVLQLEPTKTLLFSPPCNIETIKVEGTESEQTEKRVELQEPERSEEVQCDINISETASGDKNATHF